A single region of the Drosophila miranda strain MSH22 chromosome 2, D.miranda_PacBio2.1, whole genome shotgun sequence genome encodes:
- the LOC108156856 gene encoding cytochrome P450 315a1, mitochondrial isoform X1: MNRKRTSLLHWLQQLLRTLLVRLLCQFKSKAGLTKATAGSNRCRPKGGEIVPIPRVKGLPVVGTLLDLIAAGGATQLHKYIDSRHRQYGPIFRERLGGTQDAVFVSSAPLMRGVFLHEGQYPQHPLPDAWTLYNQRHACQRGLFFMEGAEWLHNRRILNRLLLNGNLNWMDVHIESCTRQLVDQWRARTEEATAECDVPGSPSYYELPNLEQQLYRWSIEVLCCIMFGSNVLTCPKIQSALDHFTQIVHKVFEHSSRLMTFPPRLAQLLRLRIWRDFESNVNEVLREGAAIIDHCIGGEITEDGQLEQLEQREETLFNRLQAAEVPGEMIKRIFVDLVIAAGDTTAFSSQWALFVLSREPQLQCRLARERVASESQLLHGLIKESLRLYPVAPFIGRYLPQDAHLGDHFVEKDTLVLLSLYTAGRDASHFEQPERVLPERWCVGRSHGSLPFAIGQRSCIGRRVALKQLHSLLGKCTTQFEMQCLNEQPVDCMLRMVTVPDQTLRLALRPRSSE, encoded by the exons atgaACAGAAAGCGGACGAGCCTACTGCACTggctgcagcagctgctgagGACGCTTCTGGTGCGCCTTCTGTGCCAGTTCAAATCGAAGGCCGGTCTCACGAAGGCGACAGCAGGCAGCAACAGGTGCAGGCCAAAAGGGGGTGAAATCGTGCCCATACCCCGCGTCAAGGGGCTGCCTGTGGTGGGGACCCTGCTGGACTTGATAGCCGCCGGCGGAGCCACACA ACTACACAAGTACATCGATTCCCGCCATCGACAGTACGGCCCCATCTTCAGGGAACGCTTGGGCGGTACTCAGGATGCGGTGTTCGTGTCGTCCGCCCCTCTTATGCGTGGGGTCTTCCTGCACGAGGGTCAATATCCGCAGCATCCGCTGCCAGATGCCTGGACGCTATACAACCAGCGGCATGCCTGCCAACGTGGACTGTTCTTTAT GGAGGGGGCGGAGTGGCTGCACAATCGGCGTATACTTAATCGCCTGCTCCTCAACGGAaatttgaattggatggaCGTGCATATTGAGAGCTGTACGCGGCAGCTGGTCGACCAGTGGCGCGCACGCACCGAGGAGGCGACTGCAGAGTGCGACGTCCCAGGGAGTCCCAGCTACTATGAGCTGCCGAatctggagcagcagctctaCCGTTGGTCCATAGAAG TGCTCTGCTGCATCATGTTTGGCAGCAATGTCCTGACCTGCCCCAAAATACAATCGGCTTTGGACCACTTCACACAGATCGTGCACAAGGTCTTCGAGCATAGCTCGCGCCTGATGACCTTTCCGCCCAGATTGGCACAGCTGCTTCGCCTCCGCATTTGGCGCGACTTTGAGAGCAATGTGAACGAGGTGTTGCGCGAGGGCGCTGCGATCATAGACCACTGCATTGGAGGGGAGATCACCGAAGACGGACAACTAGAGCAGCTGGAGCAGCGGGAGGAGACGCTATTCAACCGACTACAGGCGGCAGAGGTGCCCGGCGAGATGATCAAGCGGATTTTTGTGGACCTTGTCATAGCAGCAGGTGACACG ACCGCCTTCAGCAGCCAGTGGGCGTTATTCGTTCTTTCGCGGGAGCCACAGCTGCAGTGCCGCCTTGCCAGGGAGCGAGTGGCGTCCGAGTCGCAGCTGCTTCACGGCTTGATCAAGGAGTCCCTGCGTCTATATCCCGTGGCGCCATTCATCGGACGCTACCTGCCGCAGGATGCTCATCTCGGAGACCACTTTGTTGAAAAAGAT ACCCTGGTACTCCTTTCACTATACACGGCCGGTCGCGATGCATCACACTTTGAGCAGCCGGAGCGGGTCCTGCCCGAACGCTGGTGTGTGGGCCGATCGCACGGCAGTCTACCCTTCGCCATCGGCCAGCGGTCATGCATTGGGCGGCGTGTGGCTCTCAAGCAGCTGCACTCGCTGCTGGGCAAATGTACCACCCAGTTCGAGATGCAGTGCCTCAACGAGCAGCCCGTCGACTGTATGCTGCGAATGGTCACAGTGCCCGACCAGACGCTGCGCCTGGCCCTTCGGCCGCGTTCTTCCGAGTGA
- the LOC108156856 gene encoding cytochrome P450 315a1, mitochondrial isoform X2, translating to MNRKRTSLLHWLQQLLRTLLVRLLCQFKSKAGLTKATAGSNRCRPKGGEIVPIPRVKGLPVVGTLLDLIAAGGATQLHKYIDSRHRQYGPIFRERLGGTQDAVFVSSAPLMRGVFLHEGQYPQHPLPDAWTLYNQRHACQRGLFFMEGAEWLHNRRILNRLLLNGNLNWMDVHIESCTRQLVDQWRARTEEATAECDVPGSPSYYELPNLEQQLYRWSIEVLCCIMFGSNVLTCPKIQSALDHFTQIVHKVFEHSSRLMTFPPRLAQLLRLRIWRDFESNVNEVLREGAAIIDHCIGGEITEDGQLEQLEQREETLFNRLQAAEVPGEMIKRIFVDLVIAADRLQQPVGVIRSFAGATAAVPPCQGASGVRVAAASRLDQGVPASISRGAIHRTLPAAGCSSRRPLC from the exons atgaACAGAAAGCGGACGAGCCTACTGCACTggctgcagcagctgctgagGACGCTTCTGGTGCGCCTTCTGTGCCAGTTCAAATCGAAGGCCGGTCTCACGAAGGCGACAGCAGGCAGCAACAGGTGCAGGCCAAAAGGGGGTGAAATCGTGCCCATACCCCGCGTCAAGGGGCTGCCTGTGGTGGGGACCCTGCTGGACTTGATAGCCGCCGGCGGAGCCACACA ACTACACAAGTACATCGATTCCCGCCATCGACAGTACGGCCCCATCTTCAGGGAACGCTTGGGCGGTACTCAGGATGCGGTGTTCGTGTCGTCCGCCCCTCTTATGCGTGGGGTCTTCCTGCACGAGGGTCAATATCCGCAGCATCCGCTGCCAGATGCCTGGACGCTATACAACCAGCGGCATGCCTGCCAACGTGGACTGTTCTTTAT GGAGGGGGCGGAGTGGCTGCACAATCGGCGTATACTTAATCGCCTGCTCCTCAACGGAaatttgaattggatggaCGTGCATATTGAGAGCTGTACGCGGCAGCTGGTCGACCAGTGGCGCGCACGCACCGAGGAGGCGACTGCAGAGTGCGACGTCCCAGGGAGTCCCAGCTACTATGAGCTGCCGAatctggagcagcagctctaCCGTTGGTCCATAGAAG TGCTCTGCTGCATCATGTTTGGCAGCAATGTCCTGACCTGCCCCAAAATACAATCGGCTTTGGACCACTTCACACAGATCGTGCACAAGGTCTTCGAGCATAGCTCGCGCCTGATGACCTTTCCGCCCAGATTGGCACAGCTGCTTCGCCTCCGCATTTGGCGCGACTTTGAGAGCAATGTGAACGAGGTGTTGCGCGAGGGCGCTGCGATCATAGACCACTGCATTGGAGGGGAGATCACCGAAGACGGACAACTAGAGCAGCTGGAGCAGCGGGAGGAGACGCTATTCAACCGACTACAGGCGGCAGAGGTGCCCGGCGAGATGATCAAGCGGATTTTTGTGGACCTTGTCATAGCAGCAG ACCGCCTTCAGCAGCCAGTGGGCGTTATTCGTTCTTTCGCGGGAGCCACAGCTGCAGTGCCGCCTTGCCAGGGAGCGAGTGGCGTCCGAGTCGCAGCTGCTTCACGGCTTGATCAAGGAGTCCCTGCGTCTATATCCCGTGGCGCCATTCATCGGACGCTACCTGCCGCAGGATGCTCATCTCGGAGACCACTTTGTTGA